The Dioscorea cayenensis subsp. rotundata cultivar TDr96_F1 chromosome 16, TDr96_F1_v2_PseudoChromosome.rev07_lg8_w22 25.fasta, whole genome shotgun sequence sequence TAAAAACACACACACTACATAGAGGACTTGATGTAAATATGACAAAAAGCCATTAACATCTTGAAGCAaattaccaaataaataaattaataaaaattttcaaataattaaacatcaaatttgatttataaaaaaatgtttaaaataatatatatatatatatatattacattttggtttttattaataaaatttaaaaaagtcaCTAAATATTGATTTGGCTATGTAGTAAAGCacggaaaaaaatataaaaaaagaactaattttataaaaaaaaaatgaattgggTTATTTTGTTAGCTTGAAGCCATGGTtgggtaattaaaaaaaaagacatcttATGTATTTTgtaagatattatatatatatacatattgactAAAATTAATATGTTGTCTCATTATTATGTGacaaatgtgtgtgtgtatatatataatatgattttgGTGTAATGCATCAAAATAGggttaaaattttcctttgattattattattaggtttAAGATGAGTCACAAGAAAACAATGACATGACACATCCAATGCTTGTCTTGATTGAATTTTGGGTGTGTGAAAACAAAGTTGTGTACctttggattggattggattggattggacttgcttttatttatttatattttatgttttatttgttatatttatttatttatttatatttatttgttatatttatttacttatttatttatttttggattgatgtgGAGACATAAAAACAGAGAGGGTGTAAGTTAGCTATGTGAATGTGGGTCATCCAATCATCTTAGGATTatgtcttttcattttcactttttaactatttatcaataaatattataaaattattattctcaatacatatgttatataataatagacaaattaaaaccttttttttcatggaattttgttttaatgctttattttatttaatcagtatcaaaatttaaatctaGTGAATACCTatcaagaaattaaatatatattaattactccctcctattctttattttaattgtccaattttaaaagttttttatggttttttttacttattcatctaaaaaatttaggtcaaaatattaaaatgatccCTCTATTTTGCGATTTTCGCCCTTTTAGTtcttctaatataaaatctgccTTTTTGATCCtcgtattttcatatttttatctttttggtccctctaattgacgGATCTACCATTTTGGTCCTTCCAGTTGATAAATTAGATGGACTAAAAAgcatgaaaatgtgtaaatacgaggaccaaaagagagattttacaactaaaagatgaaaatgtgcaaatacaagaaccaaaaaggcgagttttatattaaagggactaaaaggatggaaaacaaaaaatagaaggaccattttgatatttaaacaaaaaatttatgaagttttaaatattatttttctaaatttactgtacctctataatttttaataaatcatattgaactacatattttattaaattatatttaaaaaaattaattataaaaaattaatctatttttttataaatattaattaatttttttttaatttatatgaattagTTAAAATGGATATAAAAAAACACCGGAGAAGTATTTAttaatcatcatttttattaatattaattaacgAAGTCAGTTATGTTAGTTTTCCCACACAGccagcacacaaacaaacaacctTATGACCGAAATGTAATTTGGGTAAATCATAGGGGTATTTCAGTCATTTCAAATGGACGGATAGCAGTCGGCGGGAGTGGTCCCCGGAGCGGGGACCACAAGTCGCTACCTGTCCATCATGCGATCACAGCCGTCCAATCCGATGACCCGTCCTTCTCGTTCTCGAACCCCATTGGCTACTTCTGTGGGGCCCAGATCCTCGATCTCCGCGCACTGCACTCGATCTCAGCCGTTTGTTTCTCGATCAGATGTACAATTACGAGATTGCCCCTATCCATCTTTCGCTGCGACCCGTACTTTGACCCTGTCTTTTGGGTTTCTCGGTAAAAGAACTGTCAAATCCATATTTtactcaaataaatattatttatatttcccacaattttttagatttttttccttttttttttctaactcttaatatttttaaattttttttaatactaattatactagtaataaaaaaatgattttttccaACTGATgttaactatatattttaataatttgtcgTTGAAGTCGAGCTGaagttatatataataaataattttatcaaataaaaactgtatttaatttgaatttcattataataattttttttaaaaaaaatcaatggggATAATACtattttagtaataataaaccaagaaattttaaattttaaatttttttaataaatataaagaaatgaaatatcCACCCTTCggatgtaataaatattaaataaaacctaTACTTTTGTTTTCCTCCGtgagtttttataaataaattattttaaaataataataataatatatatatatacatatatcaacaGTCATATGAAAGAAAGGTAAAATTAAAAGTTACAGAGGAAATAAGTGAAATTTGTATAAACTAATAAagcagtaaaaaaataatttttgtaataataataataataataataataataaattagaggcactttgtttccttttttatgtTGCACGCATCCATGGCAGGAGAGAGAAACAcacagagagaaagaagagagatagACACAAgacaaagagaagagaagaacacaaaacaaagatagaaacacagagagaaagagaggagtgTATACAGAGAACCAATACCATCATCATCACCTCCTCTCAACTACTctatagagagaaaaaaaccaAAGCTTTAAACACCAGTCTTCAACATcatggaggagaagaagaagaagcaacctTCATCTCCTCTGTCAAACTAACTCTTCAaagtttccatctttccctctGTTTTCAATAATCAATCTTGAAAGCTTGGATCTTTGCAActcccaagaagaagaagaagaagaagaagagagatctGGTTGGAGGGAGTGGGAGTTAGTGTATGTAGGAGAAGAAAGGAGATAGATGAAGGGGATGCCCTTCAATCTCCAGACAAAAggggttggagaagaagaagtaggaGGTGCcattggaggaggaggaggaagaggaggagctCGAGGAGCTCTTCTTCTCACTGGAGTTAAGAGAAGCAGAGGAGAGTTAGAGCCAAGATCGGTGCTGGATCACCGGAGAAGTCCTAGTCCTCCAACCTCCACTTCCACACTGTCTTCCTCTCTCGGAGGTGGCGTTGCCTCCTCCGACCACCCTCCTGATGTATTCCCTTCCGAAATCTCCGAGAAAGTCACCATCTTGCACACCACCACCTCCGCCGCCGCTGCCTCCGCCACCGACGACTGGGATTGCCTCCTCGCTGACCCCTCCTCCACCACCCAAGAACAAACCTTTCTCCGTTGGATCATGTCCGACGACCCTTCGTCCTCCTCCCTTCTCGAGCCCTCCTTCTCCTTCGACCCTTTACCCTCCTTttcaaccaccaccaccaccaccaccaccgcctCCTCCTCCCCTCCTCCCCCaccaccgccgccgccgccaccacTCTTCTTCCCGGAATCCATGGAAGAGAAACCAATCCTTTTCTCTCCCTCCCAAACCCCCTCCTTTTTCCACCGTCCTGTGAAACCAAAGCTTGCCGACGAGCTCCAGCAATCACTTCTCGACCAGCTCTTCAACGCTGCCGAGCTCGTCGAGGCCGGCAATCTCGTCGGTGCGCGTGGGATATTGGCGCGGCTCAATCACCAactcccttcttctcctttcgGTAAACCACTAATCCGCACCTCCTTCTACTTCCGTGACGCCCtcaacctcctcctcctctccccTTCCCCTCCCCCTCCCCCTCTCTCCACCCCTCTCGACGTCGTCCTCAAGCTCAGCGCCTTCAAGGCCTTCTCTGAAGTCTCCCCCATCCTCCAATTCACCAACTTCACCTCCATCCAAGCTCTCCTCGAAGAGCTCGCCGGCTCTCCCCGCATCCACATCATCGACTTCGACATCGGCGTCGGCGGTCAGTGGTCTTCTTTCATGCAAGAGCTCGCTCAACGCCGCCGCTCCGGCGCCTCCTCCCCATCTCTCAAAATCACAGCTTTCATCTCCCCCAACTCCTCTTACCATCCTCTCGAACTCCATCTCACTCGCGAGAACCTCTCCCAGTTCGCCGCTGAGCTCCATATCCAGTTCGAGTTCAATGCCATGAATCTCGAAAGCTTTGATCCTGTTTCCATTCTCGCAATGTCTCAAGAGGAAGCAATTGCTGTCAACTTGCCTGTCAGCTCCTCTCTCGGTCCATCAATCTCCACCATTTTCCGGCTTGTCAAGCAGCTCTCCCCCAAGATTGTCATCTCCGTCGACCATGGTTGTGATCGCAGTGAACTCTCATTCTCCCGCCATTTCCTTCATTGCTTCCAATCAAGCATGGTTCTTTTGGACTCCATTGATGCAGCTGGAACCACCCCTGAAGTTGCCCATAAGATCGAACGCTTTTTGCTTCAGCCGAGGATCGAGAGTGCTGTGCTTGGTCGACATCGTTTCGTAGAAAAAATGCTAACTTGGCGTTCCCTATTTGTATCCACTGGCTTTGTGCCATTGCCATTCAGTAATTTTACTGAAACTCAAGCTGAGTGTCTGCTCAAAAGGGTGCAGGTTCGAGGATTTCATGTCGAAAAGCGGCAATCTTCACTCTATCTGTATTGGCAGCGCGGCGAGCTTGTGTCTGTATCGGCTTGGAGGTGCTGAGGATCGAAGAGCTCAGCTTATCTGGTACTATTTCTCTTGAATTATCTATGAAAAGTTGCCACTCTATATTATACTTTCAAATGCCTAATAAAATCTTGAATTCATGGCTGTTTTTCTTGGTGGCAAACAGTTCTGTGTTCGATTACGTGGCTGATTGTTCTTAGACTGATCGGTTCTTCTTCTtcgtaggaaaaaaaaaaagaagtaatttACAAAGTCTCTTAAGGTCTGGTACAGATTTAGTTGATCTTGTTTCTGTGTTTTGGCAACATGTGAGAAGAAATTGTTGCATGTCTATGGCTATTGTATTACACTTAACTTTGTGGACAACATTCGGTGAAAACCTTTTTAACAAACGACCAAATCTTTGAAGTTAATTCTCAACTATGTCGTCAGAGTTCTTTTGTAGTGCATTCTGATTGTCTGTTGTGctttatatatacttgtatttttGTACTAATTAAACAACCGAAGGTAAGAGCTATCCGTTGTTCTGTTGTTGCTTCGTGTAGTTAATGCTGACGAGAATATTAGAACACTTTGAATGATGTGGAAATTGGTTGCTGATGGAAAACTATTGAATGCCTtcatatattctattttaggTGAGTCTGGTGAAGTCAATAGATCAGTTTGATTTCATCGATTGAATTGTTGATATTGTCTTGAAAATGATGTGCCAAAACCATTGCACAAGCTATGGAAATTTGGTGATGAAACGACAAAGGTGAAATCATTCAAAGTTGACTTCATTTAGTTCGAACATAGCTTCttgttgttttatcttttatgaTCATTGTCTACTATTACTTATCTTTTTAATGTCAAAGGCATCAATTAGAACAAAGGTCAACCACGTATCTCTAGTATTTTCAAACACTAAAATGTCGAACTTGTTTGAAGTAAAATCCTACTTCTGAGCATGCAGAGCATAACAAGATTCTTATCTCTGCTATCAATTGAATCAATTTAATTAGGCAATACATTATATCTTGATCATGTTCTCTGATAACTCATTGGGTAGCCTTCGCGAAGAATCCTGAGATTGATCAGTTGTGGTTGTTGTTACTGTTTATTTCGAATTCTTTTGGTTGTCTGGTAGTTGTGCGAAACATCGACAGAAATTCCTCAGCAAGTGTTGTCTTTGTGGTCCTGAATTACACAACCACATTCTTGTTTCGCAGACGTGCATGGTCCCGTTTTAATTTTAACAATCCGAGCTCTCTGTCGACCCTATCTGTTTATGTTTTGTCGAATGCTGAAAATTGCAACATTTCATTTGTGACTGCTGAATTCATGGACAGATTGCAGAAATATGCTTCTAGTTTGAGCTGTGGTGTTTCAGAATTGATTGGA is a genomic window containing:
- the LOC120279240 gene encoding scarecrow-like protein 6; amino-acid sequence: MKGMPFNLQTKGVGEEEVGGAIGGGGGRGGARGALLLTGVKRSRGELEPRSVLDHRRSPSPPTSTSTLSSSLGGGVASSDHPPDVFPSEISEKVTILHTTTSAAAASATDDWDCLLADPSSTTQEQTFLRWIMSDDPSSSSLLEPSFSFDPLPSFSTTTTTTTTASSSPPPPPPPPPPPLFFPESMEEKPILFSPSQTPSFFHRPVKPKLADELQQSLLDQLFNAAELVEAGNLVGARGILARLNHQLPSSPFGKPLIRTSFYFRDALNLLLLSPSPPPPPLSTPLDVVLKLSAFKAFSEVSPILQFTNFTSIQALLEELAGSPRIHIIDFDIGVGGQWSSFMQELAQRRRSGASSPSLKITAFISPNSSYHPLELHLTRENLSQFAAELHIQFEFNAMNLESFDPVSILAMSQEEAIAVNLPVSSSLGPSISTIFRLVKQLSPKIVISVDHGCDRSELSFSRHFLHCFQSSMVLLDSIDAAGTTPEVAHKIERFLLQPRIESAVLGRHRFVEKMLTWRSLFVSTGFVPLPFSNFTETQAECLLKRVQVRGFHVEKRQSSLYLYWQRGELVSVSAWRC